A single region of the Syngnathus acus chromosome 6, fSynAcu1.2, whole genome shotgun sequence genome encodes:
- the LOC119124927 gene encoding cingulin-like protein 1 isoform X3 produces the protein MSDAEASVNASLGRGRTAGQLGGRRGLNSLDSHSLIFTLSAAGATMASLGGSPEMGMQKSYVDPHNTRGGHDSLFGVRVQIQGIQGQPFVVLNSSSEESHRDVSVITHQTGYKPGMVRRSMDETSFSSDFHYQKHPEILRPYDPRSNNLNHLNPSQTFNGKTVDRPKARIPLPAEGPTDDQNTPPSDGRLPARSPNSVDSEPFASVGKLINQFNSSQRRGRGGPRNRLDPEETRRSRSVDSGRASDSSSSSSSGASSLKGVSSGVTSGGVYPPGSARARLLGGEANKRDKNKPSMPLKAHNEMNTAAKVLKTDGADERDAQQVSVDPNEDAAKQMLFTYLKEGTTDEVSVTRRKVNLLLERINRLKWKTAENVEGEAKDQTVEVKQLLEKREALESQVCDLKQKLETELKNEKTLAKACEKARVEKKKLQEELAKSQAELSDLRNKLTEIEAQLKSTKDEMTQMIADRERSKLQMKDLQHQLSEMHDELDQSKKEDMINVEKEVLLKDLAQLRADFQEMLLVKEEHEELLQQQEGELRDLKGAIKDEVETHDKYIAALKEEYELELQHLLRDLEKSNESHGVLGREKMEALEEGGAAKEKVEELSQQKDQLKGRVQELSSKVDQLSLAVKELRASERLQEQRAKQLEREKQQLEETLQDVRRNEEEMCQSNRSLLTRLEEVQSKLTKLNHEHRDMKEKLREERKQTEELWKSKSELEDERRLQDRTVEQLQRKMNSIMENCEASTDVLQSQVDEAKERSQRELADLRRQLQEKGAELEKSRLTAKKLQDELLPLEEDLRRCYREQQEAQSRARQLEQKVDELEERNATTEEERERHVKLLEGRIGQLEEDVNDERSTADRLMERLDKTKEQVDQMRSELMQERAVRQDLECDNTSLERQVKDLKSRVAHLEGSQRTNQDSVISKLNSRIQELEERLQGEERDNNNLQQANRKLERKVKEMKMQADEDHANLQTHRDQLTQRLKTAKRQMDEAEEEIERLEHAKKKLQRELEEQLETNEQLHGQIDTMRKDMRRKRKSPHIIKVTEEGDGLDDTASD, from the exons ATGTCGGACGCCGAGGCGTCAGTGAACGCCTCATTGGGCAGAGGCAGGACAGCGGGACAGTTGGGGGGAAGAAGAGGACTTAACTCACTGGACTCACATTCACTCATTTTCACACTCTCAGCGG CAGGAGCCACAATGGCCAGCTTAGGTGGCTCCCCAGAAATGGGGATGCAGAAGAGTTACGTTGATCCACACAACACCAGAGGCGGCCATGACAGCTTATTTGGAGTTCGGGTGCAGATACAAGGGATTCAAGGTCAACCCTTTGTAGTTCTGAACAGTTCTAGCGAAGAAAGCCACAGAGACGTATCGGTCATCACCCACCAGACTGGATACAAGCCGGGCATGGTGAGGCGGTCCATGGATGAGACAAGCTTCTCGTCAGATTTTCATTACCAGAAACATCCGGAGATCCTCAGACCGTATGACCCCAGAAGCAACAACCTCAACCATCTCAACCCGTCGCAAACCTTTAATGGAAAAACAGTGGACCGGCCCAAGGCCCGGATTCCGCTTCCAGCGGAGGGTCCGACAGATGACCAGAACACGCCTCCTTCGGACGGACGCCTTCCCGCAAGGTCGCCAAACTCCGTAGACTCTGAGCCCTTTGCGTCCGTAGGCAAGCTAATCAACCAGTTCAACAGCAGCCAGCGTCGAGGAAGGGGCGGCCCCAGAAATCGTCTGGACCCAGAGGAAACGCGGCGGTCACGTAGCGTGGATAGCGGCCGAGCTTCCGACTCGTCTTCCTCTTCATCCAGCGGGGCGTCGTCTCTGAAGGGGGTCAGCAGCGGCGTGACCTCCGGCGGGGTGTATCCTCCGGGGTCAGCCAGAGCTCGACTACTGGGCGGAGAAGCCAACAAAAGAGACAAGAACAAACCCAGCATGCCGCTTAAAGCTCATAATGAGATGAACACTGCAGCAAAAGTACTAAAAACAGATGGAGCTGACGAAAGAGACGCTCAG CAGGTGTCAGTCGACCCGAATGAAGACGCTGCGAAACAAATGCTCTTCACCTACCTCAAGGAAGG GACGACTGACGAAGTGTCCGTCACCAGGAGGAAAGTCAACCTGCTGCTTGAACGGATCAACAGACTGAAGTGGAAAACGGCCGAGAATGTGGAGGGGGAGGCCAAA GATCAGACAGTAGAGGTGAAGCAGCTGCTGGAGAAACGAGAAGCCTTGGAGTCACAAGTGTGCGACCTGAAGCAAAAACTGGAAACCGAGCTAAAG AATGAAAAAACACTTGCCAAAGCCTGTGAGAAGGCCCGggtggagaagaagaagctaCAGGAAGAGTTGGCCAAGAGTCAGGCTGAGCTCTCGGACCTCAGGAACAAACTGACGGAAATTGAGGCACAACTTAAGTCTACCAAAGACGA GATGACTCAGATGATTGCAGACCGGGAACGTTCTAAGCTCCAGATGAAGGACCTCCAGCATCAGCTCTCTGAGATGCACGATGAATTGGACCAATCCAAGAAGGAAGACATGATCAATGTGGAGAAAGAAGTCCTTCTGAAA GATCTGGCCCAGCTGCGTGCAGACTTTCAGGAGATGCTGCTGGTGAAGGAGGAGCATGAGGAGCTTCTACAACAGCAGGAGGGGGAGCTCAGAGATCTGAAAGGGGCCATCAAAGATGAAGTGGAGACTCATGATAAATACATTGCTGCGCTGAAAGAAGAATATGAACTAGAGCTTCAACATCTCCTCAGAGATTTGGAGAAGTCTAATGAG AGCCACGGCGTGCTGGGTCGAGAAAAGATGGAAGCGTTGGAGGAGGGCGGCGCTGCCAAGGAGAAGGTAGAAGAGCTGAGTCAGCAAAAAGACCAACTCAAGGGACGAGTGCAGGAGCTGAGCAGCAAGGTGGATCAACTGAGCCTAGCCGTTAAGGAGTTGAGAGCGTCGGAGAGACTGCAGGAGCAACGAGCGAAGCAGCTAGAG AGGGAAAAGCAGCAGTTGGAGGAAACACTGCAGGATGTGAGGAGGAATGAAGAGGAAATGTGTCAGTCCAACCGCTCGCTGCTGACTCGCCTGGAGGAAgtgcaa AGCAAGCTGACCAAACTCAACCACGAGCACAGGGACATGAAAGAGAAGCTCAGGGAGGAGCGCAAACAAACTGAAGAGTTGTGGAAGAGCAAAAGTGAGCTGGAGGATGAGAGAAGGCTGCAGGACAGGACTGTGGAACAACTTCAGAGGAAG ATGAATAGTATCATGGAGAACTGCGAGGCCTCCACAGATGTTCTTCAGAGCCAAGTTGACGAGGCCAAAGAGAGGAGTCAGAGGGAGTTGGCCGACCTGCGCAGACAGCTGCAGGAAAAGGGAGCTGAACTGGAGAAATCCCGACTGACGGCCAAAAAACTTCAGGATGAG TTGCTTCCTCTGGAGGAGGATCTGCGGAGGTGTTACAGGGAGCAGCAAGAGGCCCAGTCCAGGGCCCGGCAGCTGGAACAAAAAGTGGACGaactggaggagaggaacgcCACCACGGAGGAGGAGCGCGAGCGGCATGTCAAACTTCTAGAG GGCCGCATTGGTCAGCTAGAGGAAGACGTTAACGATGAGCGCAGCACGGCTGACCGCCTGATGGAGCGATTAGACAAAACCAAAGAGCAG gTGGATCAAATGAGGAGTGAGTTGATGCAGGAAAGAGCAGTCAGGCAAGACCTGGAGTGTGACAACACGAGTCTGGAAAGACAG GTTAAAGACCTAAAGAGTAGAGTGGCTCATTTAGAAGGATCACAAAGGACCAACCAGGATTCTGTCATTTCCAAACTCAACAGCCGCATTCAAGAACTTGAGGAGCGGTTGCAAGGGGAGGAAAG ggacaacaacaacTTGCAGCAAGCCAACCGCAAGCTGGAGCGCAAGGTGAAGGAGATGAAGATGCAGGCCGACGAGGATCACGCCAACCTGCAGACGCACAGGGACCAG TTGACTCAGAGGCTGAAGACGGCCAAGAGGCAGATGGACGAGGCTGAGGAAGAGATCGAGCGCCTGGAGCACGCCAAGAAGAAGCTGCAGAGAGAACTGGAGGAGCAGCTCGAGACCAACGAGCAGCTTCACGGCCAAATTGACACCATGAGAAAAGACATGAG ACGCAAACGGAAATCGCCTCATATTATTAAAGTGACGGAGGAAGGTGACGGCCTGGATGACACTGCTTCTGATTAA
- the LOC119124927 gene encoding cingulin-like protein 1 isoform X2 encodes MSDAEASVNASLGRGRTAGQLGGRRGLNSLDSHSLIFTLSAGATMASLGGSPEMGMQKSYVDPHNTRGGHDSLFGVRVQIQGIQGQPFVVLNSSSEESHRDVSVITHQTGYKPGMVRRSMDETSFSSDFHYQKHPEILRPYDPRSNNLNHLNPSQTFNGKTVDRPKARIPLPAEGPTDDQNTPPSDGRLPARSPNSVDSEPFASVGKLINQFNSSQRRGRGGPRNRLDPEETRRSRSVDSGRASDSSSSSSSGASSLKGVSSGVTSGGVYPPGSARARLLGGEANKRDKNKPSMPLKAHNEMNTAAKVLKTDGADERDAQVTPDLLKGQQVSVDPNEDAAKQMLFTYLKEGTTDEVSVTRRKVNLLLERINRLKWKTAENVEGEAKDQTVEVKQLLEKREALESQVCDLKQKLETELKNEKTLAKACEKARVEKKKLQEELAKSQAELSDLRNKLTEIEAQLKSTKDEMTQMIADRERSKLQMKDLQHQLSEMHDELDQSKKEDMINVEKEVLLKDLAQLRADFQEMLLVKEEHEELLQQQEGELRDLKGAIKDEVETHDKYIAALKEEYELELQHLLRDLEKSNESHGVLGREKMEALEEGGAAKEKVEELSQQKDQLKGRVQELSSKVDQLSLAVKELRASERLQEQRAKQLEREKQQLEETLQDVRRNEEEMCQSNRSLLTRLEEVQSKLTKLNHEHRDMKEKLREERKQTEELWKSKSELEDERRLQDRTVEQLQRKMNSIMENCEASTDVLQSQVDEAKERSQRELADLRRQLQEKGAELEKSRLTAKKLQDELLPLEEDLRRCYREQQEAQSRARQLEQKVDELEERNATTEEERERHVKLLEGRIGQLEEDVNDERSTADRLMERLDKTKEQVDQMRSELMQERAVRQDLECDNTSLERQVKDLKSRVAHLEGSQRTNQDSVISKLNSRIQELEERLQGEERDNNNLQQANRKLERKVKEMKMQADEDHANLQTHRDQLTQRLKTAKRQMDEAEEEIERLEHAKKKLQRELEEQLETNEQLHGQIDTMRKDMRRKRKSPHIIKVTEEGDGLDDTASD; translated from the exons ATGTCGGACGCCGAGGCGTCAGTGAACGCCTCATTGGGCAGAGGCAGGACAGCGGGACAGTTGGGGGGAAGAAGAGGACTTAACTCACTGGACTCACATTCACTCATTTTCACACTCTCAGCGG GAGCCACAATGGCCAGCTTAGGTGGCTCCCCAGAAATGGGGATGCAGAAGAGTTACGTTGATCCACACAACACCAGAGGCGGCCATGACAGCTTATTTGGAGTTCGGGTGCAGATACAAGGGATTCAAGGTCAACCCTTTGTAGTTCTGAACAGTTCTAGCGAAGAAAGCCACAGAGACGTATCGGTCATCACCCACCAGACTGGATACAAGCCGGGCATGGTGAGGCGGTCCATGGATGAGACAAGCTTCTCGTCAGATTTTCATTACCAGAAACATCCGGAGATCCTCAGACCGTATGACCCCAGAAGCAACAACCTCAACCATCTCAACCCGTCGCAAACCTTTAATGGAAAAACAGTGGACCGGCCCAAGGCCCGGATTCCGCTTCCAGCGGAGGGTCCGACAGATGACCAGAACACGCCTCCTTCGGACGGACGCCTTCCCGCAAGGTCGCCAAACTCCGTAGACTCTGAGCCCTTTGCGTCCGTAGGCAAGCTAATCAACCAGTTCAACAGCAGCCAGCGTCGAGGAAGGGGCGGCCCCAGAAATCGTCTGGACCCAGAGGAAACGCGGCGGTCACGTAGCGTGGATAGCGGCCGAGCTTCCGACTCGTCTTCCTCTTCATCCAGCGGGGCGTCGTCTCTGAAGGGGGTCAGCAGCGGCGTGACCTCCGGCGGGGTGTATCCTCCGGGGTCAGCCAGAGCTCGACTACTGGGCGGAGAAGCCAACAAAAGAGACAAGAACAAACCCAGCATGCCGCTTAAAGCTCATAATGAGATGAACACTGCAGCAAAAGTACTAAAAACAGATGGAGCTGACGAAAGAGACGCTCAG GTCACTCCTGATCTTCTGAAAGGACAGCAGGTGTCAGTCGACCCGAATGAAGACGCTGCGAAACAAATGCTCTTCACCTACCTCAAGGAAGG GACGACTGACGAAGTGTCCGTCACCAGGAGGAAAGTCAACCTGCTGCTTGAACGGATCAACAGACTGAAGTGGAAAACGGCCGAGAATGTGGAGGGGGAGGCCAAA GATCAGACAGTAGAGGTGAAGCAGCTGCTGGAGAAACGAGAAGCCTTGGAGTCACAAGTGTGCGACCTGAAGCAAAAACTGGAAACCGAGCTAAAG AATGAAAAAACACTTGCCAAAGCCTGTGAGAAGGCCCGggtggagaagaagaagctaCAGGAAGAGTTGGCCAAGAGTCAGGCTGAGCTCTCGGACCTCAGGAACAAACTGACGGAAATTGAGGCACAACTTAAGTCTACCAAAGACGA GATGACTCAGATGATTGCAGACCGGGAACGTTCTAAGCTCCAGATGAAGGACCTCCAGCATCAGCTCTCTGAGATGCACGATGAATTGGACCAATCCAAGAAGGAAGACATGATCAATGTGGAGAAAGAAGTCCTTCTGAAA GATCTGGCCCAGCTGCGTGCAGACTTTCAGGAGATGCTGCTGGTGAAGGAGGAGCATGAGGAGCTTCTACAACAGCAGGAGGGGGAGCTCAGAGATCTGAAAGGGGCCATCAAAGATGAAGTGGAGACTCATGATAAATACATTGCTGCGCTGAAAGAAGAATATGAACTAGAGCTTCAACATCTCCTCAGAGATTTGGAGAAGTCTAATGAG AGCCACGGCGTGCTGGGTCGAGAAAAGATGGAAGCGTTGGAGGAGGGCGGCGCTGCCAAGGAGAAGGTAGAAGAGCTGAGTCAGCAAAAAGACCAACTCAAGGGACGAGTGCAGGAGCTGAGCAGCAAGGTGGATCAACTGAGCCTAGCCGTTAAGGAGTTGAGAGCGTCGGAGAGACTGCAGGAGCAACGAGCGAAGCAGCTAGAG AGGGAAAAGCAGCAGTTGGAGGAAACACTGCAGGATGTGAGGAGGAATGAAGAGGAAATGTGTCAGTCCAACCGCTCGCTGCTGACTCGCCTGGAGGAAgtgcaa AGCAAGCTGACCAAACTCAACCACGAGCACAGGGACATGAAAGAGAAGCTCAGGGAGGAGCGCAAACAAACTGAAGAGTTGTGGAAGAGCAAAAGTGAGCTGGAGGATGAGAGAAGGCTGCAGGACAGGACTGTGGAACAACTTCAGAGGAAG ATGAATAGTATCATGGAGAACTGCGAGGCCTCCACAGATGTTCTTCAGAGCCAAGTTGACGAGGCCAAAGAGAGGAGTCAGAGGGAGTTGGCCGACCTGCGCAGACAGCTGCAGGAAAAGGGAGCTGAACTGGAGAAATCCCGACTGACGGCCAAAAAACTTCAGGATGAG TTGCTTCCTCTGGAGGAGGATCTGCGGAGGTGTTACAGGGAGCAGCAAGAGGCCCAGTCCAGGGCCCGGCAGCTGGAACAAAAAGTGGACGaactggaggagaggaacgcCACCACGGAGGAGGAGCGCGAGCGGCATGTCAAACTTCTAGAG GGCCGCATTGGTCAGCTAGAGGAAGACGTTAACGATGAGCGCAGCACGGCTGACCGCCTGATGGAGCGATTAGACAAAACCAAAGAGCAG gTGGATCAAATGAGGAGTGAGTTGATGCAGGAAAGAGCAGTCAGGCAAGACCTGGAGTGTGACAACACGAGTCTGGAAAGACAG GTTAAAGACCTAAAGAGTAGAGTGGCTCATTTAGAAGGATCACAAAGGACCAACCAGGATTCTGTCATTTCCAAACTCAACAGCCGCATTCAAGAACTTGAGGAGCGGTTGCAAGGGGAGGAAAG ggacaacaacaacTTGCAGCAAGCCAACCGCAAGCTGGAGCGCAAGGTGAAGGAGATGAAGATGCAGGCCGACGAGGATCACGCCAACCTGCAGACGCACAGGGACCAG TTGACTCAGAGGCTGAAGACGGCCAAGAGGCAGATGGACGAGGCTGAGGAAGAGATCGAGCGCCTGGAGCACGCCAAGAAGAAGCTGCAGAGAGAACTGGAGGAGCAGCTCGAGACCAACGAGCAGCTTCACGGCCAAATTGACACCATGAGAAAAGACATGAG ACGCAAACGGAAATCGCCTCATATTATTAAAGTGACGGAGGAAGGTGACGGCCTGGATGACACTGCTTCTGATTAA
- the LOC119124927 gene encoding cingulin-like protein 1 isoform X4 — translation MASLGGSPEMGMQKSYVDPHNTRGGHDSLFGVRVQIQGIQGQPFVVLNSSSEESHRDVSVITHQTGYKPGMVRRSMDETSFSSDFHYQKHPEILRPYDPRSNNLNHLNPSQTFNGKTVDRPKARIPLPAEGPTDDQNTPPSDGRLPARSPNSVDSEPFASVGKLINQFNSSQRRGRGGPRNRLDPEETRRSRSVDSGRASDSSSSSSSGASSLKGVSSGVTSGGVYPPGSARARLLGGEANKRDKNKPSMPLKAHNEMNTAAKVLKTDGADERDAQVTPDLLKGQQVSVDPNEDAAKQMLFTYLKEGTTDEVSVTRRKVNLLLERINRLKWKTAENVEGEAKDQTVEVKQLLEKREALESQVCDLKQKLETELKNEKTLAKACEKARVEKKKLQEELAKSQAELSDLRNKLTEIEAQLKSTKDEMTQMIADRERSKLQMKDLQHQLSEMHDELDQSKKEDMINVEKEVLLKDLAQLRADFQEMLLVKEEHEELLQQQEGELRDLKGAIKDEVETHDKYIAALKEEYELELQHLLRDLEKSNESHGVLGREKMEALEEGGAAKEKVEELSQQKDQLKGRVQELSSKVDQLSLAVKELRASERLQEQRAKQLEREKQQLEETLQDVRRNEEEMCQSNRSLLTRLEEVQSKLTKLNHEHRDMKEKLREERKQTEELWKSKSELEDERRLQDRTVEQLQRKMNSIMENCEASTDVLQSQVDEAKERSQRELADLRRQLQEKGAELEKSRLTAKKLQDELLPLEEDLRRCYREQQEAQSRARQLEQKVDELEERNATTEEERERHVKLLEGRIGQLEEDVNDERSTADRLMERLDKTKEQVDQMRSELMQERAVRQDLECDNTSLERQVKDLKSRVAHLEGSQRTNQDSVISKLNSRIQELEERLQGEERDNNNLQQANRKLERKVKEMKMQADEDHANLQTHRDQLTQRLKTAKRQMDEAEEEIERLEHAKKKLQRELEEQLETNEQLHGQIDTMRKDMRRKRKSPHIIKVTEEGDGLDDTASD, via the exons ATGGCCAGCTTAGGTGGCTCCCCAGAAATGGGGATGCAGAAGAGTTACGTTGATCCACACAACACCAGAGGCGGCCATGACAGCTTATTTGGAGTTCGGGTGCAGATACAAGGGATTCAAGGTCAACCCTTTGTAGTTCTGAACAGTTCTAGCGAAGAAAGCCACAGAGACGTATCGGTCATCACCCACCAGACTGGATACAAGCCGGGCATGGTGAGGCGGTCCATGGATGAGACAAGCTTCTCGTCAGATTTTCATTACCAGAAACATCCGGAGATCCTCAGACCGTATGACCCCAGAAGCAACAACCTCAACCATCTCAACCCGTCGCAAACCTTTAATGGAAAAACAGTGGACCGGCCCAAGGCCCGGATTCCGCTTCCAGCGGAGGGTCCGACAGATGACCAGAACACGCCTCCTTCGGACGGACGCCTTCCCGCAAGGTCGCCAAACTCCGTAGACTCTGAGCCCTTTGCGTCCGTAGGCAAGCTAATCAACCAGTTCAACAGCAGCCAGCGTCGAGGAAGGGGCGGCCCCAGAAATCGTCTGGACCCAGAGGAAACGCGGCGGTCACGTAGCGTGGATAGCGGCCGAGCTTCCGACTCGTCTTCCTCTTCATCCAGCGGGGCGTCGTCTCTGAAGGGGGTCAGCAGCGGCGTGACCTCCGGCGGGGTGTATCCTCCGGGGTCAGCCAGAGCTCGACTACTGGGCGGAGAAGCCAACAAAAGAGACAAGAACAAACCCAGCATGCCGCTTAAAGCTCATAATGAGATGAACACTGCAGCAAAAGTACTAAAAACAGATGGAGCTGACGAAAGAGACGCTCAG GTCACTCCTGATCTTCTGAAAGGACAGCAGGTGTCAGTCGACCCGAATGAAGACGCTGCGAAACAAATGCTCTTCACCTACCTCAAGGAAGG GACGACTGACGAAGTGTCCGTCACCAGGAGGAAAGTCAACCTGCTGCTTGAACGGATCAACAGACTGAAGTGGAAAACGGCCGAGAATGTGGAGGGGGAGGCCAAA GATCAGACAGTAGAGGTGAAGCAGCTGCTGGAGAAACGAGAAGCCTTGGAGTCACAAGTGTGCGACCTGAAGCAAAAACTGGAAACCGAGCTAAAG AATGAAAAAACACTTGCCAAAGCCTGTGAGAAGGCCCGggtggagaagaagaagctaCAGGAAGAGTTGGCCAAGAGTCAGGCTGAGCTCTCGGACCTCAGGAACAAACTGACGGAAATTGAGGCACAACTTAAGTCTACCAAAGACGA GATGACTCAGATGATTGCAGACCGGGAACGTTCTAAGCTCCAGATGAAGGACCTCCAGCATCAGCTCTCTGAGATGCACGATGAATTGGACCAATCCAAGAAGGAAGACATGATCAATGTGGAGAAAGAAGTCCTTCTGAAA GATCTGGCCCAGCTGCGTGCAGACTTTCAGGAGATGCTGCTGGTGAAGGAGGAGCATGAGGAGCTTCTACAACAGCAGGAGGGGGAGCTCAGAGATCTGAAAGGGGCCATCAAAGATGAAGTGGAGACTCATGATAAATACATTGCTGCGCTGAAAGAAGAATATGAACTAGAGCTTCAACATCTCCTCAGAGATTTGGAGAAGTCTAATGAG AGCCACGGCGTGCTGGGTCGAGAAAAGATGGAAGCGTTGGAGGAGGGCGGCGCTGCCAAGGAGAAGGTAGAAGAGCTGAGTCAGCAAAAAGACCAACTCAAGGGACGAGTGCAGGAGCTGAGCAGCAAGGTGGATCAACTGAGCCTAGCCGTTAAGGAGTTGAGAGCGTCGGAGAGACTGCAGGAGCAACGAGCGAAGCAGCTAGAG AGGGAAAAGCAGCAGTTGGAGGAAACACTGCAGGATGTGAGGAGGAATGAAGAGGAAATGTGTCAGTCCAACCGCTCGCTGCTGACTCGCCTGGAGGAAgtgcaa AGCAAGCTGACCAAACTCAACCACGAGCACAGGGACATGAAAGAGAAGCTCAGGGAGGAGCGCAAACAAACTGAAGAGTTGTGGAAGAGCAAAAGTGAGCTGGAGGATGAGAGAAGGCTGCAGGACAGGACTGTGGAACAACTTCAGAGGAAG ATGAATAGTATCATGGAGAACTGCGAGGCCTCCACAGATGTTCTTCAGAGCCAAGTTGACGAGGCCAAAGAGAGGAGTCAGAGGGAGTTGGCCGACCTGCGCAGACAGCTGCAGGAAAAGGGAGCTGAACTGGAGAAATCCCGACTGACGGCCAAAAAACTTCAGGATGAG TTGCTTCCTCTGGAGGAGGATCTGCGGAGGTGTTACAGGGAGCAGCAAGAGGCCCAGTCCAGGGCCCGGCAGCTGGAACAAAAAGTGGACGaactggaggagaggaacgcCACCACGGAGGAGGAGCGCGAGCGGCATGTCAAACTTCTAGAG GGCCGCATTGGTCAGCTAGAGGAAGACGTTAACGATGAGCGCAGCACGGCTGACCGCCTGATGGAGCGATTAGACAAAACCAAAGAGCAG gTGGATCAAATGAGGAGTGAGTTGATGCAGGAAAGAGCAGTCAGGCAAGACCTGGAGTGTGACAACACGAGTCTGGAAAGACAG GTTAAAGACCTAAAGAGTAGAGTGGCTCATTTAGAAGGATCACAAAGGACCAACCAGGATTCTGTCATTTCCAAACTCAACAGCCGCATTCAAGAACTTGAGGAGCGGTTGCAAGGGGAGGAAAG ggacaacaacaacTTGCAGCAAGCCAACCGCAAGCTGGAGCGCAAGGTGAAGGAGATGAAGATGCAGGCCGACGAGGATCACGCCAACCTGCAGACGCACAGGGACCAG TTGACTCAGAGGCTGAAGACGGCCAAGAGGCAGATGGACGAGGCTGAGGAAGAGATCGAGCGCCTGGAGCACGCCAAGAAGAAGCTGCAGAGAGAACTGGAGGAGCAGCTCGAGACCAACGAGCAGCTTCACGGCCAAATTGACACCATGAGAAAAGACATGAG ACGCAAACGGAAATCGCCTCATATTATTAAAGTGACGGAGGAAGGTGACGGCCTGGATGACACTGCTTCTGATTAA